In Akkermansia muciniphila ATCC BAA-835, the genomic stretch TGCCGATGTACCGGATGGGAATCACGCAAACGCCTACCAGGAGCATATTCGCCAGCAGAATAAGAAACTGCTCGCTGACGGAGGCCCTGTAAATCAGAAACCCTAACGCGGCCAAAAGAGTCAGGGGCTGGATAATAAGGTCATTGGCAATCTGTACCAGGCCGCCCTGGAGAAACTGGGTATCCTGCATCAGGCGGCTCAGCAGGTCCCCCTTCTGCTGCCGGTCATGAAAAGCCAGGGACAAATCCTGATACTTTCTGTACACCTTGAGCCGCAATGTCTCCAGCACTCCCAGCCCTATTTTGGAAAGCAAATAGACATTGACAAAAGAAGACAGGCCGCGCACCACCACCACCAGCGGGAGCATAGCCGCCGTGGCCCACACCGTCACCAGGGGCAGGTTTTCCGGGCTCACATACCACAAGAGCACCCGTTCCGCCCACGGAGGCAGCGGTTTCCCGTCAAAAATCACGGGAAACATCTCCTGTAAAATCACCGGAATGCCAAAACCGCTGGAAACAGCGGCCACAATGCCTCCGACCACCGCCCACACCAGCGTGCCCTTATAAGGAAGAAGATACTCGCGCCACAATGCCCTGGCGCGCTGGATGGAGGATTCCTGCCCCTCTGTTGACTGTTTCCTCATAAGTATTCCGGATGGCCGCGCCCGGGAACGGACGGCGCGCAATCGGCAGGGATCATACCATGAAGACCGTGAATGACAAGCTCCTTGCGATAAAAACTGCATGGGTAAATGCCTGGCGGGCAGACCTCCGGGCATCCCGGCTTGCCCGCCACCCCGTAATGGTCTACCTTTCCGTCGCATGCTGAAGACAGGATTAATCCAACCGGAAACCATTCCCGGCCACTTTCCCCGAAATCTCAGAACCATCGTGGAACTGTACCGTTCCTGCCTGGACGCAGGCGCGGAGCTCGTCCTCTGTCCGCCGCTGGCCCTCAGCGGCGTGCATACCGGGGAACTGGCTCTGCGCAGCGGCTTCCGGACCCAGCACCGGGCGACCCTGGCCTATCTGGCACGGGAAATAGCGGACGTCCCCCTGCTGCTGGGAGCGACGGACGCGGAAGGCATAAGATTCCACCTGTTGAGGAACGGCCTTTCCTTTCCCCGGCAGGCCGTTATCCCTCCCTCCCCGCATGGAAAAGAACGCGTTCCCGTCTTTGGCATCTGGAGAACGGAGGATGAGGCAGTTTTTTCCATCGCCCCGTGGGGAGAAATTCCTCCTCCGCACGTTTCCGCCACATGCCTGCTGCTCCGCACGCCTGCCAATGCATGGCATGAGGGATTGCTGGAACAGGATGAGGAAGAAGCCCACCTGACGGCGCGGGAAACAGGCCTGCCCGTATTCACGGCCCGCCTGGCCGGGGGAGAAGGTCCGTTTCTGCTGCCCGGCGCATCTTCCGTATGGTCCGGCAATGAAAATCTTCTCAAACGGCTGCGTCTTTTTGAACGGGATTCCGCCGTCATCTCACCGGAAAACTCCACAGGAACGGACTCCCCCCTGCCCTCCCCGGAACAACAGCTCCGGCACGCCCTCCGCAAAGGAATGGAAGATTTCATTCTGAAAAGCGGGTACGGGGCCGTCTGCCTGAATTTGCTGGAAAATTCCGCATCCCTCCTGTTGGCGGAACTATTGAAGGAAACGTGCCCCTCTCTGGAAGTGACGGGGTTCCTCCCCTCCCTGCCCGGCATTCCGGAAGAAACACGGGAAAGAGTTCAAGCCTTCGCCGGCACGGCTGGCATTGGCGTACGGACGGTTTCTTTCCCTGCCAAAGCCGGAGGGCTGGACGAAAAAGCTGCAATCGCGTGGCTCATGCGCCAATGGGCGGAAGAAGAAGGCGCCCTGCTGCTCTCTTCTCTGACGGGGACGGATATCATGACGGCGCCCCGCTTTCTTCCAGCCGCTTTAGCCGCGGATTTCATGCCGCTGGGGGATTTATACGAAACGGAACTGGCAAACCTGTTCCCCGGTTTTATTTCTCCCGCTCCGGAGGCCGCCAGGCGCGACGGGTTTCTCATCCGCCTGCACCGGGAACATGAATCCGCCACGGAGCTGGCGAATCGGTTCCCGGAATCGGAAAGGGAAATCCGCCGTCTGCAGCGGCAGGCCCGCGCATCCGAATGGACACGCCTGAAACTGCCGCCGCGCCTCATGCTGCGCTCCATCCCCGGAACGCAGGAAACGCCTTATATCCATCGGCTGGCAGACTGACGCGGAACCTCCCTTTTCCTCCCGTGGCATACATTGCGCTTGCTCTTGAAGAGGAAGAAGTGATTAGTAGAAGCCATGCAATTCCATGTAGCAACCATGATCGGCCGCGCCGCTTTAAGGCTGGTTGACCGGTTGGGGTCAATCGGATTGCTGCTTTATCAAGTGGCTTCATGCATGTGGTCCGGCCAATTCCGGATGCGCGTGCTTGTGGAGCAAATTGCAAAAATCGGGGTACAATCCCAGCCGGTGGTCATCATCACCGGCGCGTTCACCGGCGCGGTGCTGGAAGCCCAGACACTATTCCAGCTTCAAACGGTGAGAATGGAAACCATGGGCGGGGCCGTCGTCGCCGTGGGCATGTTCCGGGAACTGGGGCCCGTCATCACCGGGCTGATGCTTGCGGGGCGCGTCGGATCCGCCATGGCCGCGGAAATCGGCACCATGAAAGTCACGGAACAGGTGGATGCCCTTAAATCCATGAATGTGGATCCGGTAGACTACCTGGTGAAGCCGCGGATACAGGCCATGCTTATTTCCATGCCCATCCTGATGATGGAAGCCGTTCTGGTGGGCATCGCCTCCGCGTACATCGTCAGCGTCACCGCCTTTAACGTAGACCAGGCCTACTGGATGCACTTCATGAGCAAATTCGTCACCATGGGGGACATCATCGTAGCCCTGGTCAAGGCTCTTGCTTTCGGCCTCATCATTTCCACCATCTCCTGCCGGGAGGGGCTGAACACCACGAACGGCGCCGTGGGCGTAGGCAAATCCACCATGCAGGCCATGGTGTACGCTTCCGTGGCCCTGCTCATCGCCAACTTTATCCTGACCATGATCCTCAACTCTTTCTTCCCCATGGGATTCATGAGATAGCCTTTCCCCTCCGCCATGCAGCCATTCATCCGCGTCCATCAGCTCAGACAAAGCTTCGGCACCCAGAAAGTGCTGAAAGGCGTAAGCTTTGACGTGGGCAAGGGAGAACTGATGGCTTTAATAGGAGGTTCCGGAGCCGGGAAAAGCGTCATTCTGAAACATCTGGACGGCCTGATGGACCCCTTGGACGGCTATGTGGAAATAGACGGCAGGCGCATCAGCGGCGCGCCGGAAAAAATCAGAAAGCAAATCCGCAGCAACATCGGATTCATGTTCCAGCAGGGAGCCTTATTCGATTCCTTGAGCGTGGGAGAAAACGTAGCCTTCCCCCTGCGGGAGGCGGGGATCAGGGA encodes the following:
- a CDS encoding MlaE family ABC transporter permease → MQFHVATMIGRAALRLVDRLGSIGLLLYQVASCMWSGQFRMRVLVEQIAKIGVQSQPVVIITGAFTGAVLEAQTLFQLQTVRMETMGGAVVAVGMFRELGPVITGLMLAGRVGSAMAAEIGTMKVTEQVDALKSMNVDPVDYLVKPRIQAMLISMPILMMEAVLVGIASAYIVSVTAFNVDQAYWMHFMSKFVTMGDIIVALVKALAFGLIISTISCREGLNTTNGAVGVGKSTMQAMVYASVALLIANFILTMILNSFFPMGFMR